From Phenylobacterium montanum, the proteins below share one genomic window:
- a CDS encoding TonB-dependent receptor: MAILETRSAHCQRSRWATFLATSTSAFALAMTANAAQPAQNSKVEEIVVTANRSGAESLQKVAAAISAVNIQQVDQSGAGNLVDLAKFTPSLSITQGAPGYNKFDMRGLTTGPYAGSDTSDRSLVAVYLDDTPISVQGQTPDLRVYDLERVEILRGPQGTLYGASSMAGTIRFVTAKPSLTKTFGSLEVTGGATEHGQGSYSLRGMFNTPLANDQLALRGTIYTGEDGGYIDNIGLRDKKDANRNRSTQGRLALRWRPNDRFTADLSATVEESRAYGLNSVLSGLPAYTTSTNSSEGTSDDLQLFSLNLDYDLGRADLISTTSYTWRRLGYDASIESTIGYFFQDYGTGLPVGPGAYPLFEEPSAYSQEVADSIPAEHFKIDNKIQDVMQEVRLVSKDDGPVKWTVGLFFEHQQRNLYQDIPVPGFDTLSYQNTFYGPFNTPNGLYNSQTVDHAFNPNDIFSGLQNLEERQIAIYTDDTWHVTPKLDLTAGVRYFSFRENYYLFEGGVYGVVNHVPLTLNAVQKADGFNPRFNAAYHVNPDLMIYAEAAKGFRYGGANQPVPIGSSGIAGQCAQELAAYGYSSAPLTFGPDHLWNYSIGEKARLFDGRMTLNADAFYIDWKDVQTRLGLNCSYFFTDNKGAITSKGFEAEATIRLTPELTLSSNLSYTDATANGDLVFTGAFNGDQTPYFPKWIGSVFLFYDRPLGDGKLHAQISYQYRGEEHTTFNDYSTALVNGVLTRTGPSASYAVIPAQNNVGASIAYDFGRYEFGVYGTNLTDGVKITDIVRATYYAPYQAGNLETAARPRSFGVRIKASF, from the coding sequence GTGGCGATTCTAGAAACCAGATCGGCTCATTGCCAGCGCTCGCGGTGGGCCACATTTCTGGCGACATCGACCAGCGCCTTCGCCTTGGCCATGACGGCGAACGCCGCCCAGCCCGCCCAGAACAGCAAGGTCGAGGAGATCGTGGTAACGGCCAACCGCTCCGGCGCGGAGTCCCTGCAGAAGGTCGCCGCCGCCATCTCGGCCGTCAACATCCAGCAGGTGGATCAGTCCGGCGCCGGCAATCTCGTTGACCTGGCCAAGTTCACGCCTTCACTGTCCATCACTCAAGGCGCGCCCGGCTATAACAAGTTCGACATGCGCGGGCTGACGACCGGACCCTATGCAGGGTCGGACACTTCGGACCGGTCCCTGGTCGCCGTCTATCTCGACGACACGCCGATCTCGGTCCAAGGGCAGACGCCCGACCTTCGCGTGTACGATCTGGAGCGCGTCGAAATCCTGCGGGGACCCCAGGGTACGTTGTATGGCGCCAGCTCGATGGCCGGCACGATCCGCTTCGTCACCGCCAAGCCGAGCCTGACCAAGACCTTCGGCAGCCTCGAAGTCACCGGCGGCGCCACCGAGCACGGCCAGGGTAGCTACAGCCTGCGCGGTATGTTCAACACGCCCCTGGCCAACGACCAGCTCGCGCTGCGGGGGACCATCTACACGGGGGAGGACGGCGGTTACATCGACAACATCGGCCTTCGGGACAAAAAGGACGCCAACCGCAACCGGTCGACACAGGGGCGCCTGGCTCTGCGCTGGCGGCCTAACGACCGCTTCACCGCCGACCTCAGCGCGACGGTCGAGGAAAGCCGCGCGTATGGCCTCAACAGCGTCCTCAGCGGCTTGCCGGCCTACACGACCTCAACCAACTCCTCGGAAGGCACAAGCGACGACCTCCAGCTGTTTTCGCTGAATCTGGACTACGACCTGGGCCGCGCGGACCTGATCTCGACGACATCCTATACTTGGCGGCGGCTCGGTTACGACGCCAGCATCGAGTCCACGATCGGCTACTTCTTCCAGGACTATGGCACGGGCCTGCCCGTAGGGCCGGGGGCCTATCCCCTGTTCGAGGAGCCGTCCGCCTATAGTCAGGAGGTCGCCGATTCTATTCCCGCCGAACACTTCAAGATCGACAACAAGATCCAGGACGTGATGCAGGAGGTGCGTCTGGTGTCCAAGGACGACGGCCCGGTCAAATGGACGGTCGGGCTCTTCTTCGAACATCAGCAGCGCAATCTATACCAGGACATCCCGGTCCCAGGCTTCGACACCCTGTCCTACCAGAACACCTTCTACGGTCCCTTCAACACCCCCAACGGCCTCTACAACTCGCAGACCGTCGACCACGCCTTCAACCCTAACGACATTTTCTCGGGCCTGCAGAACCTCGAGGAGCGGCAGATCGCCATCTACACGGACGATACTTGGCACGTCACACCCAAGCTCGACCTCACCGCCGGCGTCCGCTATTTCAGCTTCCGCGAGAACTATTACCTGTTCGAGGGGGGCGTCTACGGCGTGGTCAACCACGTTCCCCTGACATTGAACGCGGTGCAGAAGGCGGACGGATTCAATCCCCGCTTCAACGCCGCCTATCACGTCAATCCGGATCTGATGATCTATGCCGAGGCGGCCAAGGGCTTCCGCTATGGCGGCGCCAACCAGCCGGTCCCCATCGGCAGCAGCGGAATCGCCGGTCAGTGCGCTCAGGAGCTGGCCGCCTATGGCTATTCTTCGGCGCCGTTGACCTTCGGTCCCGACCACCTTTGGAACTATTCGATCGGCGAAAAGGCGCGGCTGTTCGACGGGCGCATGACCCTCAACGCTGACGCCTTCTACATCGACTGGAAGGACGTGCAGACCCGGCTGGGCCTCAACTGCTCCTATTTCTTCACTGACAACAAAGGCGCCATCACCAGCAAGGGCTTCGAGGCTGAGGCCACCATCCGCCTGACGCCCGAACTGACGCTTAGCTCCAACCTGTCCTATACTGACGCTACGGCCAATGGTGACCTGGTGTTCACCGGCGCCTTTAACGGCGACCAGACGCCCTATTTCCCGAAGTGGATCGGGTCGGTATTCCTATTCTACGACCGCCCGCTCGGAGACGGCAAACTGCACGCCCAGATCAGCTATCAATACCGTGGCGAAGAACACACCACGTTCAACGACTACAGCACCGCCCTGGTGAACGGCGTACTGACCAGGACCGGCCCCAGCGCCTCCTATGCCGTCATCCCGGCTCAGAACAACGTTGGGGCGTCGATCGCCTACGACTTTGGCCGCTACGAGTTCGGCGTGTACGGCACGAACCTGACGGACGGGGTGAAGATCACCGACATCGTGCGTGCGACCTACTACGCACCCTACCAAGCCGGAAACCTGGAGACGGCGGCTCGACCGCGCTCGTTCGGCGTCAGGATCAAGGCGAGCTTTTAG
- a CDS encoding CocE/NonD family hydrolase: MPTRRRSVLAGLAAQPLLAGWSAARSEPGRRPEAGPHGVKALEPVWIPLKSGLRLSARLWLPRGGPDERFPVVLEYIPYRTRDSYRLIDDHWGPQLAAGGVGFARVDIRGSGDSDGLLHDEYLASEQQDGVEIIAWLAAQPWCNGNVGMRGLSWGGFSTLQVAALAPPALKAIMPMCATDMRFWNDAHYVGGAPGLTNLKWAAGFEMVMSGPPDPAVVGDRWESMWRSRLEATPSIAARWLSHQSNDAYWRHGSVGLDPGAIRCPVYLVDGWADSYAESAERLLRAISTPKKALFGPWGHIYPDLARPGPGLDWAYEELRWWRRWLADEENGVMDGPVFRFFMPYATPAETGMKDLPGRWASESSWPSPNIAPRTFYLAPGRLQSSPPPASRLQYVADKVVGLTKPEWIPYAQAELPRDQRPDDARSLVFDSEPLGEALEIVGVPSLRLTVASDRPVAKIAARLCEVAPDGASWLVTTGLLDLTFRGGVASEAQPLVPGEACEVEIPLTVIAHRFKPGSVIRLSLSEGLWPLVWPSPETVTLDVRLSAAALTLPVRPIPAAEAPFPIPVTHDGFSRGEPALDITQEADGWVRMRGAWPNHPFVVPGIGTQLSGSGPDMQLEIRAGEPNSSKWTITQSSRFRRGDWDCEMRCAIEMRSSATHYVIQERLSAEKNGQPFFSRERTDRIERKGA; this comes from the coding sequence ATGCCGACCCGCCGCCGCAGTGTCCTGGCTGGCCTGGCCGCACAGCCGCTGCTCGCCGGATGGAGCGCCGCTAGGAGCGAGCCGGGCCGTAGGCCCGAGGCTGGCCCCCATGGCGTCAAGGCGCTGGAGCCGGTCTGGATCCCGCTGAAGTCCGGCCTGAGGCTGTCGGCGCGGCTTTGGCTGCCGCGGGGCGGGCCGGACGAGCGTTTCCCCGTCGTGCTCGAATACATCCCCTATCGCACCCGAGACAGCTATCGGCTGATCGACGACCACTGGGGGCCGCAGCTGGCGGCGGGTGGCGTCGGCTTCGCAAGGGTCGATATCCGGGGATCGGGCGATTCCGACGGCCTTCTGCACGACGAATACCTGGCCTCGGAGCAGCAGGACGGGGTCGAGATCATCGCCTGGCTGGCCGCGCAGCCCTGGTGCAACGGCAATGTCGGCATGCGGGGCCTGTCGTGGGGCGGGTTTTCGACTCTGCAGGTCGCCGCCCTAGCCCCGCCGGCGCTGAAAGCCATCATGCCGATGTGCGCAACCGACATGCGATTCTGGAACGACGCCCATTATGTCGGCGGGGCGCCCGGACTGACCAACCTAAAGTGGGCGGCGGGCTTCGAGATGGTGATGTCGGGCCCGCCGGACCCTGCCGTCGTGGGCGATCGCTGGGAGTCCATGTGGCGGAGCCGGCTTGAGGCGACGCCGTCGATCGCCGCGCGCTGGCTCTCGCACCAGAGCAACGACGCCTATTGGCGGCACGGCTCAGTGGGCCTCGATCCCGGGGCCATCCGGTGCCCGGTCTATCTGGTCGACGGCTGGGCCGATTCCTATGCGGAATCGGCGGAGCGGCTGCTGCGCGCCATCTCGACGCCCAAGAAGGCGCTGTTCGGGCCCTGGGGGCACATCTACCCTGATTTGGCCCGGCCCGGGCCCGGGCTGGACTGGGCGTACGAGGAGCTGCGTTGGTGGCGGCGCTGGCTGGCCGACGAGGAAAATGGCGTCATGGACGGGCCGGTCTTCCGCTTCTTCATGCCCTACGCCACGCCGGCCGAAACCGGGATGAAGGACCTTCCCGGCCGCTGGGCCTCGGAAAGCAGCTGGCCTTCCCCGAATATCGCGCCACGGACATTTTATCTCGCGCCCGGACGTCTGCAGTCGTCGCCGCCGCCCGCGTCCCGGCTGCAGTACGTGGCCGACAAGGTGGTCGGTCTGACCAAGCCGGAATGGATCCCCTATGCCCAGGCCGAACTTCCCAGGGACCAGCGTCCCGACGACGCGCGCTCGCTGGTGTTCGATTCCGAGCCCCTCGGCGAGGCGCTGGAAATCGTCGGCGTCCCCAGCCTGCGCCTGACCGTGGCGAGCGACCGGCCCGTCGCCAAGATCGCGGCCCGGCTCTGCGAGGTGGCGCCCGATGGGGCCTCATGGTTGGTCACGACGGGCCTACTGGACCTGACCTTTCGCGGCGGCGTGGCCAGCGAGGCCCAACCGCTGGTTCCCGGCGAGGCCTGCGAGGTCGAGATTCCGCTCACCGTCATCGCTCACCGGTTCAAGCCCGGTTCGGTGATCCGTCTGTCGCTTTCCGAGGGGCTCTGGCCGCTGGTCTGGCCATCGCCCGAGACGGTGACCCTGGACGTCCGGCTCAGCGCCGCCGCGCTCACCCTGCCCGTCCGTCCGATCCCCGCCGCAGAGGCGCCGTTCCCGATACCCGTCACCCATGACGGCTTTTCACGCGGCGAGCCGGCGCTGGATATCACCCAGGAAGCCGATGGATGGGTGCGGATGCGAGGCGCCTGGCCGAACCATCCGTTCGTTGTCCCCGGCATCGGCACGCAGCTCTCCGGCTCCGGCCCGGACATGCAGCTGGAGATACGGGCCGGCGAGCCCAACAGCTCAAAATGGACCATCACTCAGTCCAGCCGCTTCCGGCGGGGCGACTGGGACTGTGAAATGCGTTGCGCCATCGAAATGCGCAGCAGCGCCACGCACTACGTCATCCAGGAGAGACTGTCGGCCGAGAAGAACGGTCAGCCGTTTTTCTCGCGTGAGCGCACCGACCGCATCGAACGCAAAGGCGCCTGA